A stretch of Besnoitia besnoiti strain Bb-Ger1 chromosome III, whole genome shotgun sequence DNA encodes these proteins:
- a CDS encoding SAG-related sequence SRS16C (encoded by transcript BESB_043660): MTSKSISRNCSARLRWRARKLLTVCVGGVLLFSGASAVAAGVSGRPAPKTDGNARPPNVEGQVASCALAAPPEQDGESTPATIVISAGNLSATLNCDGEGNVVVPSNCEEVCDANVDTIENCKQQSSEEAKRVSLASLLGSSVAIRAKVTDRSSEDTPKGVTWTLELEDSQLPLSDKSFSVGCQKKQGETNSQCKLNVTVMARSSSVDSNAVTCAYGPQSNGATPLTVEMTEETNKLAVDCGNEGSFAPLGYTQFCSPESQELKTCQTKEFSEIFPTFADTWWQKADQMKTVAELTIPKTDFPSEERQFLLGCVPMAASQENEGKDTVREAARGALAGLSECKVLVTVKAASSLSSSPSAFQMFVVSCGVAVLAGVFGGSY, encoded by the coding sequence ATGACGAGCAAAAGCATCTCGCGAAACTGTAGCGCGCGCTTGCGGTGGCGTGCACGGAAGTTGTTAACAGTATGCGTTGGTGGCGTTTTACTGTTCTCTGGTGCAAGCGCTGTTGCAGCTGGGGTTTCAGGAAGGCCGGCTCCGAAAACTGACGGAAATGCCAGACCTCCGAATGTGGAGGGGCAAGTCGCCTCGTGCGCGTTGGCCGCGCCACCGGAACAGGATGGAGAAAGCACACCCGCCACCATTGTTATTTCCGCAGGCAACCTGAGTGCCACGTTGAATTGTGATGGCGAGGGTAACGTCGTGGTACCGTCAAACTGCGAAGAGGTCTGTGATGCAAATGTAGACACAATTGAGAACTGCAAGCAGCAGTCAAGCGAAGAGGCAAAACGGGTGAGCCTAGCAAGTCTGTTAGGCTCCAGTGTCGCCATCAGAGCCAAAGTAACAGACCGCTCTTCCGAAGATACGCCAAAGGGCGTGACGTGGACCCTGGAGCTTGAAGACTCACAGCTCCCTCTTTCAGATAAGTCCTTCTCCGTCGGATGCCAAAAAAAACAGGGCGAGACGAACTCCCAGTGCAAGTTGAATGTAACCGTGATGGCGCGATCTTCTTCCGTCGACAGCAATGCCGTCACCTGTGCCTACGGACCGCAAAGCAACGGCGCAACCCCTTTGACGGTGGAGATGACAGAAGAGACCAACAAACTGGCAGTGGACTGTGGCAATGAGGGATCTTTTGCACCTCTCGGTTACACGCAGTTCTGCTCCCCAGAGAGCCAGGAGTTGAAGACCTGCCAGACGAAGGAGTTCTCCGAGATTTTTCCAACGTTTGCCGACACATGGTGGCAGAAGGCAGACCAAATGAAGACTGTCGCTGAGCTCACGATTCCGAAGACAGACTTCCCTTCTGAGGAGCGCCAGTTCCTGCTGGGTTGCGTTCCGATGGCGGCATCTCAAGAGAATGAGGGAAAAGACACTGTGCGAGAGGCTGCTCGAGGAGCTCTTGCGGGGCTATCGGAATGCAAGGTTTTGGTGACTGTCAAGGCAGCGAGTTCgctttcgtcgtcgccctccgcatTTCAAATGTTTGTCGTATCATGTGGAGTTGCGGTGTTAGCGGGAGTCTTCGGAGGCTCATATTAG
- a CDS encoding SAG-related sequence (encoded by transcript BESB_043670) — MTRNGVSQKRNTRLRPSARTVMAVCLGGVLLCGSGQAALDYSPFVLSEQLVGNTKLPDVVDRVATCTLPVSGLRNTSPESATIVISKGQLTATLNCAGAGNAVVPSEGGSVCLADAKKVSACKPEPSATTKQIKLTTLLRSDTPVKTSITQNPNGQANGQAWTLELQESQLPRVDTTFFVGCQKASEDEDSQCKLDITVKARQSDADKNTIICAYGVDSNGANPLTAEMTEENNILSIDCGDAGSFAPAGYTEFCLPDSQALKGCPTKGFSDVFPTFADSWWQKADSRKTANVLTIPKTDFPAEARQFLLGCVPKDSSSGLPGGEQDSVQKAASGGVAAPSACQVLVTVKAASLSSSAMSARSAGVSGAAAVVTGLLVGSLQ; from the coding sequence ATGACGAGAAACGGAGTAAGCCAAAAGCGTAATACACGCTTGAGGCCCAGCGCCCGCACGGTGATGGCCGTGTGCCTTGGCGGCGTTTTGCTGTGTGGTAGTGGACAAGCTGCTTTGGACTATTCTCCCTTTGTTTTAAGCGAGCAATTGGTGGGAAACACGAAGCTACCGGACGTGGTGGACCGCGTTGCCACCTGCACGCTGCCCGTCTCAGGCCTGCGGAATACAAGCCCCGAGTCTGCGACCATTGTGATCTCCAAAGGGCAGCTTACTGCCACGTTGAACTGCGCTGGTGCAGGGAATGCTGTGGTGCCCTCTGAAGGGGGGTCCGTGTGTCTAGCAGATGCTAAAAAAGTGTCAGCATGCAAACCTGAACCCAGCGCTACGACAAAACAGATAAAGCTGACGACTCTTCTTCGCTCCGACACTCCTGTAAAAACCAGTATAACGCAGAACCCCAACGGTCAGGCAAACGGTCAGGCATGGACGCTGGAACTACAGGAGTCACAACTACCAAGGGTGGATACGACCTTCTTTGTTGGATGCCAAAAAGCTTCTGAAGATGAAGACTCTCAATGCAAGCTGGACATCACGGTGAAAGCCCGACAGTCGGATGCTGACAAGAACACTATCATTTGTGCGTACGGTGTTGACAGCAACGGCGCAAACCCCTTGACTGCGGAGATGACGGAGGAGAATAACATACTGTCGATTGATTGTGGGGACGCGGGATCCTTTGCACCTGCGGGTTACACGGAATTCTGCTTGCCCGACAGCCAGGCACTGAAGGGCTGCCCAACAAAGGGATTCTCCGACGTTTTCCCGACCTTCGCCGACAGCTGGTGGCAGAAGGCCGACAGCAGGAAGACGGCTAATGTGCTGACGATTCCGAAGACTGACTTTCCGGCTGAGGCGAGACAGTTCCTGCTGGGCTGCGTTCCAAAGGACTCGTCTTCAGGACTCCCGGGGGGAGAGCAAGACAGTGTGCAAAAAGCCGCCTCAGGAGGTGTGGCTGCGCCATCGGCATGCCAGGTGCTGGTGACTGTGAAGGCAGCGAGCTTGTCTTCATCTGCAATGTCCGCACGGTCAGCCGGAGTGTCGGGAGCTGCGGCTGTGGTGACAGGTCTTCTTGTGGGTTCGTTGCAGTAG
- a CDS encoding hypothetical protein (encoded by transcript BESB_043650), whose protein sequence is MDGADSAPASAASASYHAEAVGATLAGSVTHRQSRGDPQRGGGELVGPTGSALGVSAPAGDGKLPDGASAARAVASESTQQHHAEAASPLAGKGSLRRPGTSSGRADSALERSESASSSSCPFPAGPPPACGTFPRRPSRGSSDRRDGLLNSKCGSAPFSAGARFFLVPLPSRLGCLLSPASRSRAEVGGLAAPGLKVDAHSVSPPALDARESKCGFSPSSASDAASTCRMEADAQEPQATRQVAAGAVSPMRSADASENAQGHLETRCVSVGFDWASKYPWGLETLLTEHAFDQARRRKEARRLGGSASPCLKAGDDAKAGDPVQTGTQTQSRTGPMAGRHDATSNGDIPCTKQDDVQSTSRVKTEEDESKGGISRGHNRASPEGEGTVVRRGEERVDFFVLPPLPCCSCCLCKGTGCRGSLRSSSRVLREAPSQLSSCQHCFCWAQSGCRSARVASQTSDPTHTHGSAFADPHEATSLKENRERQEKRGHGKRDARETKELKLGVSRENKYEAPRGRTLHLRPLLRHDGACASLLSALISHVKSSHRGSKLTESASTLAPSEEASSWLPPCRAFGDHWEAAVNPEFCQLTPCCAAGPIRMHQTGGMDSCRVPVLASDSLERPAKLDLSDRTPSKKASAAEGEKQSFSCTSSSSSPPSSSGCASSSCDASASSRRAPHSSRRETPQSAGDVSLASVHLSACVSVPCCVRRVRFFLPEHLALQDLLPSLRPSSAALGAASPLSPHPECLEKTRKAALSSAPADGGAGASREGDGVKVNNQVVLPYVVGDGRSFAGMGFVPALCTCRDRNLFKPWLLKRHAEMTRKKRGRGGNALAHKDAAQQDSASGSTENVASEGGAGEDEPKAADRRQGTAAEVKPVAALIREDENGEKAASDPEEKETVPSRRARDTQAHTDASSEAVAEANALSGLHAAPEQKDEAKAVRFSVCPPTLAERPDSPSSSSPSAAPSRSPFPSVCPSPSCQGLLFVPYSLIEVPLVRGVESLSSLAETVAFPSNTELFSGLLRHTAVVVCASEAHERQCWRALKGAKLHLSSVVFDVDAGDFVPFHSRRDAAFDPKKERRGKSDSVLPFREQVQLDQHLTELQHVGEAASSSAASLFAETAETGTKENGGAAEATGAEARERDAETKENGVSGALSTEDLVALVFDPVDTEGRQRIASFAAERRPMEIALRSVGCLGKNPCQAERAQTHKRGGGGNRRAAELRGGVREGGERDSGRTGGGDEKTTGVGLEGREPSGGTAPDVQDADAEQERLLLLQTLASHLLAEAEGRFTGEEDEHENVGTQGRLADKECWCAVPGHRDEAAVSAQSSSADNEECALSGNKRGEKEKRYASHTEEFLPPPSSVDFFSSSGRSAARALERAGQRPDLFSEGALLSLAAQLFSAETPEKERDLSTRKRKRRREALSSRSRRRHSVTDSDVEESRLGSGESGETDRKGRRRDAGDVVAQAGRGRGAEEESGRQGTLSLPVSPRSADEGDAPASGEGRARKRSSFLSRASSAESVSSPSSFDSMPCSTLSSPALGRPSLASLAGRAGEWAGTTRVECHRGGRVVRESSHACRLREAYCRRRGLVWGEEQERELAKLESLFKHDPRSARSRPAATSGLPAPATENGVRRDKAGEEREAQRHKPRDPLPVVVPARIGGQVPPPLPNPATVSSAAGAEETGSRRAGTPGSAAPPAPPVRQRAVGGHCAQAAPPPSSSPPPLPRAHPDPLGSHSSSYQPNIASSSSFSSVSLSVPSSAFGSSASASSMSSSSSVSVSHGGGEPVVLLPRNPFPLVPSADCQRSLASVSSSSAQHEEKRVAVAASAGVWERAEEFAGCRGYAAVPPPTIRPLYGAHAEDAQTAAHGMEACVSLADSAGRAFSLSGIARETRDRGRDDEMRRSASDFVSRPLSAGPKIILLPNSYQKAEQWYSSDAAQPGGDERTASSPKAALNLRAAGRRGEETRAANYDEEEEAKKKLVGHQLQQARLMRHNANPNLRNF, encoded by the exons ATGGACGGAGCGgactcggcgccggcgtctgcagcttcaGCCTCATATCACGCGGAGGCAGTCGGCGCCACTTTGGCGGGCTCGGTGACCCACAGACAGTCCAGAGGGGATCCACaacgtggcggcggcgaactGGTGGGGCCTACGGGTTCCGCCCTGGGGGTTTCAGCCCCCGCGGGAGACGGGAAGCTACCTGAcggagcctccgccgcgcgggcagtAGCTTCGGAATCGACTCAGCAGCATCATGCGgaggcggcttcgcctctAGCGGGCAAAGGGAGTCTCCGCAGGCCTGGGACGAGCTCGGGgcgcgccgacagcgcgTTGGAGCGCTCCGAATCTGCATCGTCCTCTTCGTGTCCATTCCCGGCTggtccgccgcccgcctgcgggacttttccgcgtcgtccgtcgcgcggctcttctgACAGACGCGATGGACTACTCAACAGTAAGTGTGGGTCTgcgcccttctccgccggAGCGCGGTTCTTCCTCGTCCCCCTCCCGTCGCGCCTTGGCTGCCTCTTGTCGCCGGCTTCcaggagccgcgcggaggtCGGCGGCTTGGCGGCGCCCGGCCTGAAAGTTGATGCTCACTCCGTGTCGCCACccgcgctcgacgcgcgtGAATCGAAGTGCGGgttttcgccttcttcggcgtctgaTGCTGCCTCTACCTGTCGTatggaggcagacgcgcaagagccgcaggcgacgaggcaggtGGCGGCCGGGGCGGTCAGTCCCATGAGATCGGCAGACGCGAGTGAAAATGCGCAGGGACACCTCGAGACCCGCTGTGTCTCGGTGGGGTTCGACTGGGCGAGCAAGTACCCTTGGGGCCTGGAGACACTGCTGACAGAACACGCGTTTGACCAAGCGCGCCGGAGgaaagaggcgcggcgactggGAGGATCCGCTTCGCCCTGTCTGAAAGCGGGCGATGACGCGAAAGCGGGGGATCCGGTGCAGACAGGGacacagacgcagagccgcACAGGTCCGATGGCAGGAAGGCATGACGCCACGTCGAACGGAGACATCCCCTGCACCAAGCAAGATGATGTTCAGTCGACGAGCCGCGTAAAGACAGAAGAAGATGAGTCCAAGGGAGGCATTTCGCGAGGACATAATCGGGCCTCACCAGAAGGGGAAGGGACAGTAgtgaggagaggagaagagcggGTCGATTTTTTTgtgcttcctccgctgccaTGTTGTTCCTGCTGCTTGTGTAAGGGAACCGGCTGCCGCGGTTCATTgcggtcttcttctcgcgttctccgcgaagcgccttcgcagcttTCTTCTTGCCAGCACTGTTTCTGTTGGGCTCAGTCTGGCTGTCGATCCGCGCGCGTTGCTTCACAAACGAGCGAcccgacacacacacacggaTCCGCTTTTGCGGATCCGCATGAGGCGACGTCGCTGAAGGAGAACCGTGAACGCCAAGAGAAGAGGGGACAcgggaagagagacgcgcgagagacgaaagAGCTGAAACTGGGGGTCTCGAGAGAGAACAAATACGAAGCTCCACGCGGACGAACTCTTCATCTTCGGCCGCTTTTGCGCCACGACGGTGCCTGTGCGTCACTATTGTCAGCTCTTATATCGCATGTGAAATCGTCGCACCGCGGCTCCAAGTTGACCGAGAGTGCCTCCACGTtggcgccgagcgaggaggcctcCTCGTGGCTGCCCCCGTGCAGAGCTTTTGGCGATCATTGGGAAGCCGCGGTTAACCCCGAGTTCTGTCAGCTGACGCCTTGTTGTGCCGCGGGACCCATTAGGATGCACCAGACAGGCGGCATGGATTCATGCAGGGTGCCTGTTCTCGCAAGTGATTCGCTGGAGCGACCGGCGAAGCTCGACCTCTCAGATCGCACTCCCTCGAAAAAGGCCTCAGCAGCAGAAGGTGAAAAACAATCTTTCTCGTGCACAagttcgtcgtcgtctccgccttccagCTCTGGCTGTGCGTCATCGTCGTGCGAtgcttctgcttcgtctcgAAGAGCGCCTcacagcagccgccgagAAACCCCTCAGTCTGCGGGCGACGTGTCGCTTGCCTCAGTTCATCTGTCCGCCTGCGTTTCGGTCCCTtgctgcgtgcgccgagTTCGCTTTTTCCTCCCTGAGCACCTCGCCCTCCAAGAtctgctgccttctcttcgcccctcgagcgcggcgctcggtgcggcgtctcctttgTCTCCTCATCCTGAGTGCCttgagaagacgcgaaaggcggccttgtcttctgcgcctgccgacggcggcgcaggcgcctccagagagggcgacggcgtaAAGGTGAACAACCAAGTTGTGCTTCCGTATGtcgtcggcgacggccggAGTTTTGCGGGGATGGGATTCGTTCCTGCCCTTTGCACGTGTAGAGACAGAAACCTCTTCAAGCCCTGGTTACTCAAGAGGCACGCAGAGatgacgaggaagaagcgaggccgcggggggAATGCGTTGGCGCACAAAGACGCCGCTCAGCAAGACTCCGCCTCGGGCTCCACAGAGAACGTGgcaagcgaaggcggcgcgggggaaGACGAACCGAAGGCAGCTGACCGACGCCAAGGCACTGCCGCGGAGGTGAAGCCGGTAGCAGCACTAATACGTGAAGATGAAAATGGGGAAAAGGCTGCCAGCGATcccgaggagaaggagactgTCCCTtctcgcagggcgcgcgacaCTCAGGCGCACACCGATGCAAGTTCAGAAGCGGTAGCCGAGGCGAATGCGCTCTCAGGGCTGCATGCTGCGCCCGAACAGAAGGACGAGGCTAAAGCTGTACGCTTCTCCGTCTGTCCGCCGACTTTGGCGGAGCGTCCAGACTCGCCAAGTAGCTCGTCACCTTCTGCCGctccgtctcgctctcctttCCCGTCGGTCTGCCCGAGCCCGTCTTGTCAGGGTCTCCTGTTTGTGCCTTACTCGCTCATTGAAGTCCCGCTGGTGCGAGGCGTGGAGAGCCTCTCGAGTCTCGCGGAGACTGTGGCTTTCCCGTCCAACACGGAGCTGTTTTCGGGGCTGCTGAGGCACACCGCCGTCGTGGTTTGCGCGAGTGAGGCTCACGAGCGCCAGTGCTGGCGGGCGCTGAAGGGCGCGAAACTCCATCTCTCGTCGGTTGTCTTCGATGTGGATGCCGGCGACTTCGTGCCCTTCCATAGTCGGCGGGACGCGGCGTTCGACCCCAAGAAGGAGCGGCGGGGGAAAAGCGACAGCGTGCTGCCATTCAGAGAGCAGGTGCAACTGGACCAGCACCTGACGGAGCTGCAGCACGTCGGCGAagcggcctcttcgtctgccgcttcgctcttcgcggagactgcggagacagggacgaaggagaacggcggcgctgcggaggcgaccggcgcagAAGCCAGAGAAagggacgcagagacgaaagAAAACGGCGTGTCAGGCGCGCTGTCGACGGAGGACTTGGTCGCGTTGGTATTCGATCCCGTGGACACGGAAGGGAGACAGCGCATTGCCAGTTTCGCAGCTGAGCGACGCCCGATGGAGATTGCGCTTAGAAGCGTGGGGTGCCTAGGAAAGAACCCCTGCCAGGCGgagcgggcgcagacgcacaagcggggaggagggggtaacagacgcgcggctgagCTTCGTggaggcgtccgcgaagGTGGTgaaagagacagcggcaGAACCGGAGGCGGTGACGAAAAGACGACAGGAGTGGGACTGGAAGGTAGGGAGCCTTCCGGTGGGACGGCCCCAGACGTTcaagacgccgacgccgagcaGGAGCGACTTTTGCTTCTCCAGACGCTCGCCTCCCACTTGCTTGCTGAGGCCGAAGGGCGATTCacgggcgaagaagacgaacaCGAAAACGTCGGTACGCAGGGCCGCCTGGCAGACAAAGAATGCTGGTGCGCGGTACCCGGTCATCGTGACGAGGCAGCTGTGTCAGCGCAGTCGTCGTCTGCGGATAACGAAGAGTGCGCGTTAAGCGGGAACAAGCGCGgggaaaaagagaagcgATACGCATCTCACACAGAGGAGTTtttgccgccgccgtcttccgtggacttcttctcgtcctcgGGGCggtccgcggctcgcgccctAGAGAGGGCGGGACAGCGGCCAGACTTGTTCTCGGAGGGGGCGCTGCTGAGCTTGGCTGCCCAGCTGTTCTCCGCGGAGACTCCAGAGAAGGAGCGAGACTTGTCCACTcggaagaggaagcggcgaagagaggcgctgAGCAGCAGGAGCCGTCGTCGCCACTCAGTTACAGACAGTGATGTTGAGGAAAGCAGGCTCGGCAGCGGCGAATCGGGAGAAACGGACAGGaagggaaggaggcgagatGCTGGAGACGTCGTCGCTCAGGCTGGCCGtggcagaggcgcagaggaggagagcggaaGGCAAGGGACACTGTCTCTCCCGGTTTCGCCGCGTTCCGCTGACGAGGGAGATGCACCTGCCAGCGGAGAGGGACGAGCACGCAAGCGGTCGAGTTTCCTGTCTCGTGCGTCGAGCGCCGAAAgcgtctcgtcgccctcttctttcGATTCCATGCCCTGTTCGACCCTCTCAAGTCCGGCACTTGGGCGGCCTTCTCtggcctctctcgcggggcGCGCTGGGGAGTGGGCAGGGACGACACGCGTCGAGTGCCACCGAGGAGGCAGAGTGGTCCGTGAAAGCAGTCATgcctgtcgcctccgcgaggcctactgccggcggcggggcttGGTGTGGGGAGAGGAACAAGAGCGCGAACTCGCCAAGCTGGAGAGTCTGTTCAAGCACGAcccgcgcagcgcccgtTCTCGCCCTGCTGCGACTTCGGGGCTGCCGGCTCCGGCGACAGAGAACGGTGTGAGAAGGGAcaaggcaggcgaggagcgagaggcgcagagacacaagCCGCGGGATCCGCTCCCCGTCGTGGTCCCCGCTCGAATCGGAGGGCAGGTGCCGCCTCCCCTTCCGAATCCTGCCACTgtctcttcggcggccggggcggaggagacaggaagcCGACGCGCCGGGACCCCAGGGAGTGCGgcaccgccggcgcctcctgtgCGCCAGCGGGCGGTGGGCGGTCATTGTGCCCAAG ccgcgcctccgccgtcttcatctccgcctccgctcccgCGTGCACATCCCGACCCTCTTGGCAGCCACTCGTCTTCGTATCAACCAAACATAGcatcgtcgtcttccttctcgtctgtctctttgTCGGTTCCTTCGTCTGCCTTTGgctcctccgcttctgcgtcgtcaATGTCGAgttcctcctctgtctccgtgtctcacggcggaggcgagccggTAGTCCTCTTGCCTCGCAATCCCTTCCCGCTCGTGCCGTCGGCTGACTGCCAGCGGAGCCTCGCGTCTGTGTCCTCGAGCTCGGCCCAGCATGAAGAGAAACGCGTTGCCGTCGCAGCGTCCGCGGGCGTGTGGGAGAGAGCTGAGGAGTTCGCGGGCTGTCGCGGATATGCAGCGGTGCCGCCTCCAACGATCCGTCCTCTCTACGGCGCGCacgctgaagacgcgcagacggccgcgcaCGGGATGGAGGCGTGTGTGTCGCTGGCGGACAGTGCCggtcgcgccttctccctcagCGGCATCGctcgagagacgagagatAGAGGGCGGGACGACGAAATGCGTCGCTCAGCGAGCGACTTCGTGTCGAGGCCTCTGTCGGCGGGCCCCAAAATTATTCTCCTTCCAAACAGCTACCAGAAGGCGGAGCAGTGGtacagcagcgacgcggcgcagcccggcggcgacgagcgcacAGCCTCCTCTCCCAAAGCTGCCCTGAACCTGCGGGCGGCAggtcggcgaggcgaggagacgagagccgcgaactacgacgaggaggaagaagcgaaaaagaAACTTGTCGGGCACCAGCTTCAGCAGGCGCGGCTCATGAGACACAACGCCAACCCGAATCTAAGGAATTTCTAG
- a CDS encoding SAG-related sequence (encoded by transcript BESB_043680) codes for MQKAGGNSKARGRKLMALCIGGFLLYAGEQARATDVAGLLGRKLSTNTEPVVSSSVATCELETSKMTNGKATPTSISLFEGRLTAVLKCRGAGNAVVPSEDGKVCVAHEKSVNACATAGGEKQEALNVLLGSDTPITAVKRPLTEKSATGQEWTLHLKRSQLPRSDKSFFVGCQTESGNNDSSCMLDVNVKAKASSVQNNVVTCAYGAASNGEEPLTVDMTQENNKLTIDCGDEGSLKPAGFNNFCTSDDKDLETCSKQFVEMFPNFQKSWWQTTDAEGSPATLTIPPSDFPSEEKQFLLACKHQKTSTVPTGRDTEAPTGADAGEHSTCKVLVTVKAASSPTSSTPALSMAAGLSGGALSASFIAGSL; via the coding sequence ATGCAGAAGGCCGGTGGCAACTCaaaggcgcgaggccgcaagCTGATGGCCTTATGCATTGGTGGCTTTTTACTCTATGCGGGCGAACAAGCTCGTGCGACCGATGTTGCAGGACTTCTGGGCAGGAAGCTGAGCACAAATACAGAACCAGTCGTATCGAGCAGCGTTGCCACTTGCGAGCTCGAAACGTCAAAAATGACAAAtgggaaggcgacgccgactaGCATCTCACTGTTCGAGGGCAGGCTGACGGCCGTCTTGAAGTGCAGAGGAGCCGGAAATGCTGTCGTGCCGAGCGAGGATGGGAAAGTCTGTGTTGCGCATGAAAAATCAGTGAACGCCTGCGCaactgcaggcggcgaaaaACAGGAGGCGCTGAACGTTCTTCTCGGGTCCGACACTCCTATCACAGCAGTCAAGAGACCTCTCACCGAGAAGTCTGCCACAGGACAAGAGTGGACCTTGCATCTGAAGAGGTCACAGCTTCCTCGTTCCGACAAGTCCTTCTTCGTGGGCTGCCAAACAGAATCCGGCAACAACGACTCGAGTTGCATGCTGGACGTAAATGTGAAAGCAAAAGCATCCTCTGTTCAAAATAACGTCGTCACCTGCGCCTACGGCGCGGCAAGCAACGGCGAAGAACCCTTGACTGTGGACATGACCCAAGAGAACAACAAACTGACAATCGATTGTGGCGACGAAGGCTCCCTCAAGCCTGCAGGTTTCAATAATTTCTGCACGTCTGACGACAAGGACCTGGAGACTTGCTCGAAACAGTTCGTTGAGATGTTCCCGAACTTTCAGAAGAGCTGGTGGCAGACGACCGACGCTGAGGGGAGTCCGGCAACTCTTACCATTCCTCCGAGTGACTTCCCTTCCGAAGAAAAACAGTTCCTGTTGGCTTGCAAGCATCAGAAAACCTCAACAGTACCAACTGGGAGAGATACTGAGGCACCGACCGGGGCAGATGCTGGGGAACACTCGACTTGCAAGGTGTTGGTGACTGTGAAGGCTGCAAGCTCGCCTACGTCTTCGACGCCCGCACTGTCGATGGCAGCCGGTTTGTCTGGAGGTGCTCTGTCGGCAAGTTTTATTGCGGGTTCGTTATAG
- a CDS encoding SAG-related sequence (encoded by transcript BESB_043690), giving the protein MQDRELKGGSRKAFAAVFSIFANSWWQKADNVKTASVLTIPKKDLPAEARHFLLGCIPKKPASDLQGKEDTDVHKAASGGAAGHSACNVLVTVKAASSSTSAAAL; this is encoded by the exons ATGCAAG ACCGGGAGTTGAAGGGCGGCTCGAGGAAGGCGTTCGCTGCGGTTTTCTCGATATTCGCGAACAGCTGGTGGCAGAAGGCCGATAACGTGAAGACGGCCTCTGTGCTCACGATTCCCAAGAAGGACTTGCCGGCTGAGGCGCGCCACTTCCTGTTGGGCTGCATTCCGAAGAAGCCAGCATCGGATCTCCAAGGAAAAGAAGATACTGATGTCCATAAAGCCGCCTCCGGTGGTGCCGCGGGACACTCGGCTTGCAACGTGTTGGTGACGGTGAAGGCAGCGAGCTCTTCGACATCGGCAGCCGCTTTGTAA